aacacccacacacatgcACTTAACCCACTTACGCGCACACACACTATTCAGTGGCTCAAAAAACACATACGCACCCTGGCCTCAAATTGAATTTCCAAGcgacaaaagaaaaacaaggcAGCCCCGATGagataaaataaattactCATACATAATGTAcgtatatattttgaaaacatttattgatttttcgtGTTAAAGTATGAAGTGTTTCGGCCATTGAGAAAAATAGAGGGTGAAAAAAGGCGTGGTAGAGCCTGACAACTCATTAATGTGGGACGTCAAAGGACAGATTTTTGCGGTGGTCCCACTAAAGTTAATggaaatatatgaaaaaagtTTTCGGTTCTACTTTGATCAAGTTTTAAAGGTTCGTTTAACTTTTGGAAGCTTCTTGAGTAATAAATTGTTTCCTTTCCTTCCTTCCACATAAATTCCCACTAACCAAGCTAAATTCCAACTAAAAACTATATAGAATTGCCGGAAACTCCAACAACAGGTGTCTGTGTAATTCCCAGAAGTTTATAAAAGGGTTAAGCCCATCAATTTAGCTCATTGAAATTCCCTCCAGTTCGGATTTATggcaaatatatattcttcccCCATATTTGGAACCTTAAAGACagtaaaataacaaaaatcgaaatcgaagACAGGCACACGGGCTTTGTAGTTGAATATGCATGAGCATCCTGGTCACAGGACCGTGGCAATTCCCCCTCCCAGTCGTAATCATACTTATGGTTCTCCGAAAACTCGGGACCTTGCTGTCCGGCGGAGGAGAGTGCCGTACAATTTACGGCTCGTAAAATTGCACGTGCATGTGTGTTCCGAGCTCGTAAATATGTCGGAATAAGCTGGAGCACGAACAGGAGCACGCGGATGCTACCTTTATGGGCAGCCATAAAACAAAACCGGAGTGAGCCCATGAAGCGTTTAAAATGAAATGTCGAGATTTTTCAAAGGCCAAGCATAGCTGAAAATTCCAAGAGAAATTCCGCAGCATCCGTTTCACCCCGTGGAATATGCAAATGAGACGGGTCCTGCCATCGGAGACTTCATCATGGGCATTCACTAACAACTTACAACACAATTTGCAGATGTCAAGTGGCCCAAATATCTCCCCCGGGCCGTTAGGGTTATATGTAGTATAATAGTAAAAGGATAAACAATCCGACAAGGATAAACGAGCGGCAGTCTGGAATTAAGAATTGCGATTTGATTCTTGTCAGGTGCAGATGAACCACATCCGAACTGTTAATTGCGACTCGGCAGGAGGTTGAAAATATTTCGAGCAAGCAACCAAATGATTTCCTTAATTGAACACAAATAACCTGCTGGGCATACTAGCCCGGTTATCCTGGCAGTTAGACAGTTTCCCCAATTCGTCAGTCACTCATCCTGCCAGTCATCCTGCCTGGCTGAGCTGGCTGGGGATGTGAGTCGTGTTTGCTGACCCACATAATCAGTGGGTAGTGAAATAATTGATTATCATGTAAACAGGGCCCGAAAAGCAGCCGGAACAATAAAACTGCGGCCCAGTGATGAAATCTCAGGGCTTCAATTGTGCTTGTGTGGGAGTGGGTATCTGTCTCACCATGTGGCTATACACTTGGAAAAAGAGCACTCaagatcttaaaaatatatgttctTCAAGTAGGTCTAGGTTAAATTAGGAAAATCTCTAATAATATTTCAGTATAGAAACCCACAACATTAAACTTCTTGTACCcctttgtattattttaatacaGACTAGTGATAATAGTAGCTTGACTAcagtttatatttatatgaaaGAATACATAAAATAGcaataaatattcattattaattaagtttctataattttttatccGAGTGTGCATCCGTGTTGAACTGTGTGTTGAATACCAAACAAGAGTGctgttgtgtgtgtgggtcTGGTCGTAAAAGTAGTCAAGATATATATCAAGCCCCAGCCAAAGCTATCAAAATCACTTGAGCGTGCAAATATGTGAGAGGCCCTCCACAgatgagtgtgtgtgtcccCCTGCACACCCATCAGACACACTGTATAGGGTGTTTGCTCCAAAGGCATGCCAATAAGTGTGCTATAGTGGGGCATATGAAATTGATTAACATGCAGGCTAAATCAAGGCAGAGCCGGAAAAAAACTGTGGGCTCTCCCAAACCTGGGCAGCTGTTGATTTTGCACTTGAGCAAATCCCAGTCCTGACTTTCATGGCCACATTGAGGAGGGGTTTAAGGAAGGTTTTCCAGTGTGTGTCAGTGTCTTTCATGtttatttttcagaaaaaataGATTAAAGTCTCTTTTGCTCTTCAAATGCATGCCTGTAAAAGCTGGTAAGGAATTCAAAAGAATGACCAATTTTACCTATACTTAAATTTCAAATGGTTTGTCTATTTGCAAACACATgcatttcatttgttttatttgtttgccaaAGTGATTTGATTTAATGGAGTAAAGTTGCCAATATTGAATGTGGTGATTAGTTTTCAGACTCGAAACGGAAATTCTCTTGTCTACAGACTAGAAATTGCACTAAAGTTCTATAGGTTTTTTTCTGAATCCCCTTTTTGACAATTACAATTATTTCAAATagaaagaaaacattttagGGAGCCCTTAATAAGCTTAAGATATTAAATGAAGTTCAATTCATATCATATTATAGTCGCCTATTTTGTGGACTTAAATTCGCATGAGGTCTTTTCagataaaaatgaataaagtgAAAAATTCTCAGAAATTCAGACTATTCTATGCGAGTACTTTTCCATAAAAATTCTTCAAAATTTTTTACAGGAGGCCAAGGAAACCCTCTGCGACCCTGAGAAGAGGGCCATTTATGACAAATGGCGCAACAGCGGCATCTCGATGAGCTACAAACAGTGGCTGGGCATGAAGGAGCATGTCGGTCAGGTGAGAAGATACACGATTGCCGAGAAAGTGGATAAAGAGGTATGCGTATGGGCCAGGAACTCAGCGAACCAGAGAAGTAGTCGCCCCGTCTCCTCCACTCACTGTCTATCCCTCACTCGCCCACACGTTTCTATTGTCCGGCACAAaggaattataattttttcgtCCTTTCAGCACTGACCAAGCACTTGGCCTTATTGCGGCTTAGTTTTTTTCCCCCTTGGTTGTTTaccttgtttttcttttgggACCACAGCTAATGAAATTTGTAAGCCAAGCCGGCGTCATTTTTGTTGTAGCTCAATTAACGCGATTATTCATTCACTTCAGCCGCCCAGGATCCACCCAAAATCTAGGTCCCCCTCCAAGGACTCTATGGTAATTTCCGCCTTTGGGCCAAGCGGAAATTGTCGCCCATCCATCTGTGGTGGCCATTGTCCTGTTGTCTGTTGGGTTTCAATGCGGGATTATGAGCcccgaaaatccacatttgcattttcaattaaaactgCGATACCTTGGAcgagtcttttaaattaaaatttggcaaaaataagtttttgacattttaatttatttatgaggGACTAAAATATTTCAGGCTTACGTTATTatcaatatatttttgaaagtgtttttcttttaaataatattaaatgacTTCTCTCGTAAAAAGTGAAGTACCTTTTTTTAATGGGACACAATACAGTAGAAAAATGTATTCTTTTCAAAATGGTTGTGGAAACTaatcataattttttcttaaatattttgtcttaaaattttgttttacacaaacccaaaatatttttttattcttccACCACATTCATTAAAATTGTAGCCTAGATCAAATTGCTCCTATTTCTCtgtatcttttaaaatttgaatataCTATGTATATAAGCCCGCTCCTGAGTGCCCGAAAACTCCACCGAATGTTTACCTCTCTTGAATGTGCCTCTTCATCCAACTCTATGTGTGTATCGGTGTGCTTGCATGTGCCAAGGGGGGTTAATGCAGATGCAAAAGCGCCAGCTGCCTTGGCCTTCGTTCACAACCGTGGAATTCAATCTAATTAAAGTCCATTATTCCTCTCCCACAACCTCCAATCAAAGTCCATGCACTGGGTGACTCCCAAGACCAAGGATCGCATGTTGCCAGAGACCGGTGGAACTGCCGGACCCGGATCCGGCGCAGGATGCAGCAGCGGCGGCCTGACCGCAGCCTCGCCCAATCCCGCCCACCGGCGGGCTTCGGAGGGCGGGGCAGCGCTGTACTACGGCGGACGCAAGGCGGAGTGGGGCACCGAGAACACCGACGTGGCCAACAAGTTCCGCAACTACGAGATCTAAGGAGCTGACCGAAGGATGTTTTGCGGCGAGAGGAGTTTCAATTAAAGACAAGCAGGCATCCAGAAGCAAGCATCAAGTCAAATAAACTAAATAGAGAAATGCAAATTGGTTAGAAATCGGAGAATACTCATCCATAAAAGATATGcaattttatcaaaatattCAGACGGGAAACCCACTTATTATCGATGTGAACTTAAGCGTTGCGAAATACAGAGCACTATGTATACTCATATATAATTGTTTATAGGTgtacaaaaaagtatatattaaaaaatggtaattaattaacttatatttatgaaaaagaAACTGTAATTTCAATAAACTCCCCAAAGAATCAAAGCAAAGGCGGAGCGGCAAGAATTTTAAGTTGAATaatattagaaaaattttaacgcgtaaatattaaatatacactctatatatttatgtaatcAGTGTATTTGTATATCGATGTTTCAATGTACCATGAATGTACCCTCAAGACAATCCCTTGGCAGGTGCTCCTATCTGAGCTCCTGGAACAAAACTCAAACTGAAGTTGAAACTAAAGTTAAAACTAGCAAATCACCCACCACACACTATAAGAGCGTAATCCAAGCGAACCAAAAAAAGCATATAATACTTCACATAAAGCGAATTTAAACCTTTGTACACTAAAGACATTTGCATAGTCAAAATAAAAGACCTACACTCGGTGTCCTTTTTAAAAGCCACTTGCGCAAAATGTTGCTCCACAACTGAACTATTTTATCTACCTGAAACAAAAGTCATTTTCgcaaaaaatcacaaaaaaatttaacaaaatatcaaagaaaaaatcaaaaaaaaaaaaaaagaataaagagaaatttatataaatgttTTAATGGATAGAGTGGTGAACTTTTCAACttatacagatacagatagcaGAGAATTACTACCGTCATTATAAATGTACTTTTGAGCGAAAATAATTACTAAATGTTGTTGCTGGATTTAAATGCATTACAAGAacatattattatacatatgaATGTTTGTTTTAAGACATACTATAttgaatttattcaaataCACACATATTGCGGATAGAGAAGACCAGACCCAGATCAGATCAGATCAAAATAGATCGATGAAAAGACCAGTAGGAACAGCTGCAAGCCAAAGGCATGACCCCCAGGCCCCCGACCTTTTAGAAGGGTATGGCGCGGCGGGGGGTAACAGCTAGAACTAGCAAGTATGCA
The Drosophila bipectinata strain 14024-0381.07 chromosome 3R, DbipHiC1v2, whole genome shotgun sequence DNA segment above includes these coding regions:
- the jdp gene encoding J domain-containing protein isoform X1 codes for the protein MSAVDAIINYKRSPNEDFYALLHCDENSSPEQIQAEYKVLALQYHPDKNSGDKEAEAKFQQLKEAKETLCDPEKRAIYDKWRNSGISMSYKQWLGMKEHVGQVRRYTIAEKVDKESMHWVTPKTKDRMLPETGGTAGPGSGAGCSSGGLTAASPNPAHRRASEGGAALYYGGRKAEWGTENTDVANKFRNYEI
- the jdp gene encoding J domain-containing protein isoform X2, which gives rise to MSAVDAIINYKRSPNEDFYALLHCDENSSPEQIQAEYKVLALQYHPDKNSGDKEAEAKFQQLKEAKETLCDPEKRAIYDKWRNSGISMSYKQWLGMKEHVGQSMHWVTPKTKDRMLPETGGTAGPGSGAGCSSGGLTAASPNPAHRRASEGGAALYYGGRKAEWGTENTDVANKFRNYEI